One genomic segment of Hemibagrus wyckioides isolate EC202008001 linkage group LG08, SWU_Hwy_1.0, whole genome shotgun sequence includes these proteins:
- the pld7 gene encoding 5'-3' exonuclease PLD3 isoform X1, giving the protein MEAEDMDFGTSEDQILKEEDEKGTAEKKTEGEESRKAGKPSSRIPTFQSSLARKRTTTQIAESLKPEGSSRECQMKEKGIGSGETLRTKLPVFGDRETALPVLSTRIHSHSTDDLSVADMSDPIQSDTSDATSLPHEGNHSPEPNDSDVLEESLHRPSLREEIESHDTASASEPLEEPQDTNTEVQSEDKQESDTVLQDNLKQKLSEVIQDIGDELKKTLEKEIPSSIMEDAQKQCSALKETKKLSVDVSQNKVSKQSEVSVRSKTDQSRQAEQKHSTSSTTRGRSFALFCILPSILLLLGGFGQHIWLYGVPRSVSHLMVQLELHWLEGFWLPQEECSSDCRLTLTESIPEGMSFPSGSPHLQSITHTWTNLLNRANASVNIAAFYLTLRDSDIGLIDPSAMQGKVLLDHLKQLESRGVNLKIAVNAPQTYRADTDELTETGAEIREVDLEKITGGVVHTKLWVVDKKHMYVGSANMDWRSLTQVKEVGVSVEDCSCLAQDASRIFGVYWELGAQKNSSLPPYWPGRFSALSSIKYPLTVKFNGVPARVYLSSAPPQLSTFGRTDDLSAILSVIADAKKFIYVSVMDYLPMSQFTPEIRFWPAIDSALREAACARKVEVNLLVSCWSHSSETMFIFLQSLSVLSKSPLRCNVHVKVFEVPHTSAQHQIPFARVNHAKFMVTDRVVYIGTSNWSENYFTQTAGVGLVVNQTGSVVEKGQQTVQNQLQKIFLRDWNSDFAQVLTDDLVEHCSRREKPL; this is encoded by the exons ATG GAAGCTGAAGATATGGATTTTGGCACATCTGAAGATCAGATTTTaaaggaggaggatgagaaagGCACTGCTGAAAAGAAGACTGAGGGGGAAGAATCACGAAAAGCTGGAAAACCGTCCTCTCGTATCCCCACTTTCCAAAGCTCCCTGGCTCGCAAGCGAACCACTACCCAAATTGCAGAGTCACTTAAGCCTGAGGGATCCAGTAGAGAATGTCaaatgaaagagaaagggaTCGGCTCTGGAGAGACACTGCGTACAAAATTGCCAGTGTTTGGTGACCGAGAAACAGCCTTGCCTGTTCTGTCAACtcgcatacactcacacagcactgATGATCTCTCTGTTGCCGATATGTCAGATCCCATCCAGTCTGATACTTCAGATGCAACGTCACTTCCACATGAAGGAAACCACTCTCCTGAACCAAATGACTCGGACGTTCTTGAGGAATCACTTCACCGACCGAGTCTTAGAGAAGAGATAGAGTCCCATGACACGGCTTCAGCCTCAGAACCACTTGAAGAGCCTCAAGATACGAATACAGAGGTTCAGTCAGAAGACAAGCAAGAATCAGATACTGTTCTTCAGGATAATCTTAAACAAAAACTCAGTGAAGTTATTCAGGATATTGGAGATGAATTGAAGAAGACGCTTGAAAAAGAAATACCATCATCAATCATGGAGGATGCCCAAAAGCAGTGTTCAGCATTAAAAGAGACTAAAAAGCTTTCTGTGGATGTGTCACAGAACAAAGTTTCAAAGCAGAGTGAGGTCTCTGTTAGGAGTAAAACAGACCAGTCAAGACaggcagaacaaaaacacagcacatCCTCAACG ACAAGAGGAAGGAGCTTTGCTCTCTTCTGTATCCTCCCATCTATCCTGCTGCTTCTGGGTGGATTTGGTCAACACATATGGCTCTATGGGGTCCCTAGATCTGTGTCCCACCTCATGGTGCAGCTAGAACTGCACTGGCTTGAAGGTTTCTGGTTGCCCCAAGAGGAATGTAGCTCTGATTGTCG GCTCACTCTTACTGAGAGTATCCCTGAAGGAATGTCCTTCCCCTCTGGCTCCCCACACCTGCAGAGCATCACGCATACCTGGACCAACCTGCTGAACCGAGCTAACGCCTCAGTCAACATTGCTGCTTTCTACCTCACGCTTAGAGACTCAGATATTGGCCTGATTGATCCCAGTGCAATGCAG GGCAAAGTACTGTTAGATCACCTGAAGCAGCTTGAATCTAGAGGCGTGAATTTAAAGATTGCCGTTAACGCACCTCAGACGTACAGAGCAGACACAGATGAGCTAACAGAAACAG GTGCAGAGATCAGAGAGGTTGACCTTGAGAAGATCACTGGAGGTGTCGTCCACACAAAACTTTGGGTTGTGGACAAGAAGCACATGTATGTAGGAAGTGCAAACATGGACTGGCGCTCGCTAACCCAG GTAAAGGAAGTTGGTGTTTCTGTGGAAGACTGCAGCTGTTTAGCACAGGATGCATCAAGGATATTTGGAGTCTACTGGGAACTCGGTGCTCAGAAAAATAGTTCCTTACCGCCTTACTGGCCTGGCCGATTCTCCGCCCTCTCCAGCATTAAGTACCCATTAACTGTTAAATTCAACGGTGTTCCTGCacgtgtctatctgtct agCGCTCCACCTCAATTATCCACTTTTGGAAGAACAGATGATCTTTCAGCTATCCTCTCTGTAATTGCTGATGCCAAAAAATTCATCTATGTGTCAGTGATGGATTACCTTCCCATGTCTCAGTTCACCCCTGAAATTAG ATTTTGGCCTGCCATTGATTCAGCGCTGCGAGAGGCTGCATGTGCCCGAAAGGTGGAGGTGAATCTGCTGGTCAGCTGCTGGAGCCACTCCTCAGAAACCATGTTCATCTTCCTGCAGTCTTTATCAGTACTTAGCAAGTCACCCCTCAGATGCAACGTTCATGTT AAAGTGTTTGAGGTTCCTCATACATCAGCGCAACATCAGATCCCATTTGCCCGTGTAAACCATGCCAAGTTTATGGTGACCGATCGTGTTGTCTACATCG GAACCTCTAACTGGTCTGAAAACTATTTCACCCAGACAGCTGGAGTCGGGCTCGTGGTGAATCAGACAGGCTCTGTCGTGGAAAAGGGCCAGCAAACAGTGCAGAATCAACTACAGAAGATTTTCCTGAGAGACTGGAATTCTGACTTTGCTCAAGTTCTAACAGACGATCTTGTAGAGCATTGCAGCAGGAGGGAAAAGCCATTGTAA
- the pld7 gene encoding 5'-3' exonuclease PLD3 isoform X2: MDFGTSEDQILKEEDEKGTAEKKTEGEESRKAGKPSSRIPTFQSSLARKRTTTQIAESLKPEGSSRECQMKEKGIGSGETLRTKLPVFGDRETALPVLSTRIHSHSTDDLSVADMSDPIQSDTSDATSLPHEGNHSPEPNDSDVLEESLHRPSLREEIESHDTASASEPLEEPQDTNTEVQSEDKQESDTVLQDNLKQKLSEVIQDIGDELKKTLEKEIPSSIMEDAQKQCSALKETKKLSVDVSQNKVSKQSEVSVRSKTDQSRQAEQKHSTSSTTRGRSFALFCILPSILLLLGGFGQHIWLYGVPRSVSHLMVQLELHWLEGFWLPQEECSSDCRLTLTESIPEGMSFPSGSPHLQSITHTWTNLLNRANASVNIAAFYLTLRDSDIGLIDPSAMQGKVLLDHLKQLESRGVNLKIAVNAPQTYRADTDELTETGAEIREVDLEKITGGVVHTKLWVVDKKHMYVGSANMDWRSLTQVKEVGVSVEDCSCLAQDASRIFGVYWELGAQKNSSLPPYWPGRFSALSSIKYPLTVKFNGVPARVYLSSAPPQLSTFGRTDDLSAILSVIADAKKFIYVSVMDYLPMSQFTPEIRFWPAIDSALREAACARKVEVNLLVSCWSHSSETMFIFLQSLSVLSKSPLRCNVHVKVFEVPHTSAQHQIPFARVNHAKFMVTDRVVYIGTSNWSENYFTQTAGVGLVVNQTGSVVEKGQQTVQNQLQKIFLRDWNSDFAQVLTDDLVEHCSRREKPL, encoded by the exons ATGGATTTTGGCACATCTGAAGATCAGATTTTaaaggaggaggatgagaaagGCACTGCTGAAAAGAAGACTGAGGGGGAAGAATCACGAAAAGCTGGAAAACCGTCCTCTCGTATCCCCACTTTCCAAAGCTCCCTGGCTCGCAAGCGAACCACTACCCAAATTGCAGAGTCACTTAAGCCTGAGGGATCCAGTAGAGAATGTCaaatgaaagagaaagggaTCGGCTCTGGAGAGACACTGCGTACAAAATTGCCAGTGTTTGGTGACCGAGAAACAGCCTTGCCTGTTCTGTCAACtcgcatacactcacacagcactgATGATCTCTCTGTTGCCGATATGTCAGATCCCATCCAGTCTGATACTTCAGATGCAACGTCACTTCCACATGAAGGAAACCACTCTCCTGAACCAAATGACTCGGACGTTCTTGAGGAATCACTTCACCGACCGAGTCTTAGAGAAGAGATAGAGTCCCATGACACGGCTTCAGCCTCAGAACCACTTGAAGAGCCTCAAGATACGAATACAGAGGTTCAGTCAGAAGACAAGCAAGAATCAGATACTGTTCTTCAGGATAATCTTAAACAAAAACTCAGTGAAGTTATTCAGGATATTGGAGATGAATTGAAGAAGACGCTTGAAAAAGAAATACCATCATCAATCATGGAGGATGCCCAAAAGCAGTGTTCAGCATTAAAAGAGACTAAAAAGCTTTCTGTGGATGTGTCACAGAACAAAGTTTCAAAGCAGAGTGAGGTCTCTGTTAGGAGTAAAACAGACCAGTCAAGACaggcagaacaaaaacacagcacatCCTCAACG ACAAGAGGAAGGAGCTTTGCTCTCTTCTGTATCCTCCCATCTATCCTGCTGCTTCTGGGTGGATTTGGTCAACACATATGGCTCTATGGGGTCCCTAGATCTGTGTCCCACCTCATGGTGCAGCTAGAACTGCACTGGCTTGAAGGTTTCTGGTTGCCCCAAGAGGAATGTAGCTCTGATTGTCG GCTCACTCTTACTGAGAGTATCCCTGAAGGAATGTCCTTCCCCTCTGGCTCCCCACACCTGCAGAGCATCACGCATACCTGGACCAACCTGCTGAACCGAGCTAACGCCTCAGTCAACATTGCTGCTTTCTACCTCACGCTTAGAGACTCAGATATTGGCCTGATTGATCCCAGTGCAATGCAG GGCAAAGTACTGTTAGATCACCTGAAGCAGCTTGAATCTAGAGGCGTGAATTTAAAGATTGCCGTTAACGCACCTCAGACGTACAGAGCAGACACAGATGAGCTAACAGAAACAG GTGCAGAGATCAGAGAGGTTGACCTTGAGAAGATCACTGGAGGTGTCGTCCACACAAAACTTTGGGTTGTGGACAAGAAGCACATGTATGTAGGAAGTGCAAACATGGACTGGCGCTCGCTAACCCAG GTAAAGGAAGTTGGTGTTTCTGTGGAAGACTGCAGCTGTTTAGCACAGGATGCATCAAGGATATTTGGAGTCTACTGGGAACTCGGTGCTCAGAAAAATAGTTCCTTACCGCCTTACTGGCCTGGCCGATTCTCCGCCCTCTCCAGCATTAAGTACCCATTAACTGTTAAATTCAACGGTGTTCCTGCacgtgtctatctgtct agCGCTCCACCTCAATTATCCACTTTTGGAAGAACAGATGATCTTTCAGCTATCCTCTCTGTAATTGCTGATGCCAAAAAATTCATCTATGTGTCAGTGATGGATTACCTTCCCATGTCTCAGTTCACCCCTGAAATTAG ATTTTGGCCTGCCATTGATTCAGCGCTGCGAGAGGCTGCATGTGCCCGAAAGGTGGAGGTGAATCTGCTGGTCAGCTGCTGGAGCCACTCCTCAGAAACCATGTTCATCTTCCTGCAGTCTTTATCAGTACTTAGCAAGTCACCCCTCAGATGCAACGTTCATGTT AAAGTGTTTGAGGTTCCTCATACATCAGCGCAACATCAGATCCCATTTGCCCGTGTAAACCATGCCAAGTTTATGGTGACCGATCGTGTTGTCTACATCG GAACCTCTAACTGGTCTGAAAACTATTTCACCCAGACAGCTGGAGTCGGGCTCGTGGTGAATCAGACAGGCTCTGTCGTGGAAAAGGGCCAGCAAACAGTGCAGAATCAACTACAGAAGATTTTCCTGAGAGACTGGAATTCTGACTTTGCTCAAGTTCTAACAGACGATCTTGTAGAGCATTGCAGCAGGAGGGAAAAGCCATTGTAA
- the lman2 gene encoding vesicular integral-membrane protein VIP36 isoform X2: MARDRQLSSLFSYPHQGVCKIFLLLCLLQFSSVCSDITDGNAEHLKREHSLIKPYQGVGTSASSQWDFWGSTLVTSQYVRLTPDERSRQGSIWNTVPCYLKDWEMHVQFKVHGSGKKNLHGDGIAIWYTKERLHPAGPGSNDNFHGLAVFIDTYPNDEASYRSFPYISAMVSNGSLSYDHGNDGRNTELGGCSAEIRNKDHDTYLAIRYSKGRLTIMVDVDDKNEWKECIDIGGVRLPTGYYFGASAATGDLSDNHDIISMKMYQLMVEHTPEEDSQDWTKIEPSVSLLKSPKDNVDDPTGNFRSTPLTGWKVFLLLLCALLGIVVCAVVGAVVFQKRQERNRRFY; this comes from the exons ATGGCTAGAGACAGGCAGCTGTCATCTCTTTTCAGCTACCCTCACCAAGGCGTGTGCAAAATATTCCTACTTTTGTGCTTGCTGCAGTTTTCTTCTGTGTGCTCTGACATAACAGACGGCAACGCTGAGCACTTAAAGCGGGAGCATTCACTCATAAAGCCGTATCAAG GTGTTGGAACAAGTGCTTCAAGTCAATGGGATTTTTGGGGGAGTACTTTAGTTACAAGCCAGTATGTACGCCTGACACCTGACGAACGGAGCAGGCAAGGATCCATCTGGAACACAGTG CCCTGTTACTTGAAAGACTGGGAAATGCATGTGCAATTTAAAGTTCACGGATCGGGGAAGAAGAATCTCCATGGAGATGGCATTGCCATTTGGTACACAAAAGAGCGATTACATCCTG CAGGCCCAGGCAGCAATGACAACTTCCATGGCTTGGCCGTATTTATAGACACATACCCAAACGATGAGGCTTCCTAT CGTTCCTTTCCCTACATTTCTGCAATGGTGAGTAATGGCTCGCTGTCCTACGATCATGGAAACGACGGCCGCAATACAGAACTGGGGGGCTGCTCGGCCGAAATCAGAAACAAAGACCACGACACATATCTTGCTATCCGATACTCCAAAGGCAGACTCACA ATTATGGTTGATGTCGATGACAAGAATGAGTGGAAAGAGTGTATCGACATCGGAGGCGTCCGCCTTCCTACCGGTTACTATTTTGGAGCATCCGCAGCCACAGGCGATCTTTCTG ACAACCATGATATCATCTCTATGAAAATGTACCAGCTGATGGTAGAACATACTCCTGAGGAGGACAGTCAAGACTGGACTAAGATTGAGCCTAGTGTCAGTTTGCTCAAATCTCCCAAAG ACAATGTTGACGATCCAACTGGCAACTTCCGGAGTACACCTCTTACCGGCTGGAAagtcttcctccttctcttgtGTGCTCTTCTCGGGATTGTTGTTTGTGCTGTTGTGGGAGCAGTGGTCTTTCAGAAGCGGCAAGAGAGGAACAGGAGGTTTTACTAG
- the lman2 gene encoding vesicular integral-membrane protein VIP36 isoform X3 → MARDRQLSSLFSYPHQGVCKIFLLLCLLQFSSVCSDITDGNAEHLKREHSLIKPYQGVGTSASSQWDFWGSTLVTSQYVRLTPDERSRQGSIWNTVPCYLKDWEMHVQFKVHGSGKKNLHGDGIAIWYTKERLHPGPGSNDNFHGLAVFIDTYPNDEASYRSFPYISAMVSNGSLSYDHGNDGRNTELGGCSAEIRNKDHDTYLAIRYSKGRLTIMVDVDDKNEWKECIDIGGVRLPTGYYFGASAATGDLSDNHDIISMKMYQLMVEHTPEEDSQDWTKIEPSVSLLKSPKDNVDDPTGNFRSTPLTGWKVFLLLLCALLGIVVCAVVGAVVFQKRQERNRRFY, encoded by the exons ATGGCTAGAGACAGGCAGCTGTCATCTCTTTTCAGCTACCCTCACCAAGGCGTGTGCAAAATATTCCTACTTTTGTGCTTGCTGCAGTTTTCTTCTGTGTGCTCTGACATAACAGACGGCAACGCTGAGCACTTAAAGCGGGAGCATTCACTCATAAAGCCGTATCAAG GTGTTGGAACAAGTGCTTCAAGTCAATGGGATTTTTGGGGGAGTACTTTAGTTACAAGCCAGTATGTACGCCTGACACCTGACGAACGGAGCAGGCAAGGATCCATCTGGAACACAGTG CCCTGTTACTTGAAAGACTGGGAAATGCATGTGCAATTTAAAGTTCACGGATCGGGGAAGAAGAATCTCCATGGAGATGGCATTGCCATTTGGTACACAAAAGAGCGATTACATCCTG GCCCAGGCAGCAATGACAACTTCCATGGCTTGGCCGTATTTATAGACACATACCCAAACGATGAGGCTTCCTAT CGTTCCTTTCCCTACATTTCTGCAATGGTGAGTAATGGCTCGCTGTCCTACGATCATGGAAACGACGGCCGCAATACAGAACTGGGGGGCTGCTCGGCCGAAATCAGAAACAAAGACCACGACACATATCTTGCTATCCGATACTCCAAAGGCAGACTCACA ATTATGGTTGATGTCGATGACAAGAATGAGTGGAAAGAGTGTATCGACATCGGAGGCGTCCGCCTTCCTACCGGTTACTATTTTGGAGCATCCGCAGCCACAGGCGATCTTTCTG ACAACCATGATATCATCTCTATGAAAATGTACCAGCTGATGGTAGAACATACTCCTGAGGAGGACAGTCAAGACTGGACTAAGATTGAGCCTAGTGTCAGTTTGCTCAAATCTCCCAAAG ACAATGTTGACGATCCAACTGGCAACTTCCGGAGTACACCTCTTACCGGCTGGAAagtcttcctccttctcttgtGTGCTCTTCTCGGGATTGTTGTTTGTGCTGTTGTGGGAGCAGTGGTCTTTCAGAAGCGGCAAGAGAGGAACAGGAGGTTTTACTAG
- the lman2 gene encoding vesicular integral-membrane protein VIP36 isoform X1, with protein MARDRQLSSLFSYPHQGVCKIFLLLCLLQFSSVCSDITDGNAEHLKREHSLIKPYQGVGTSASSQWDFWGSTLVTSQYVRLTPDERSRQGSIWNTVPCYLKDWEMHVQFKVHGSGKKNLHGDGIAIWYTKERLHPGPVFGNQDHFVGLAVFMDTFRNDLHGMDRSFPYISAMVSNGSLSYDHGNDGRNTELGGCSAEIRNKDHDTYLAIRYSKGRLTIMVDVDDKNEWKECIDIGGVRLPTGYYFGASAATGDLSDNHDIISMKMYQLMVEHTPEEDSQDWTKIEPSVSLLKSPKDNVDDPTGNFRSTPLTGWKVFLLLLCALLGIVVCAVVGAVVFQKRQERNRRFY; from the exons ATGGCTAGAGACAGGCAGCTGTCATCTCTTTTCAGCTACCCTCACCAAGGCGTGTGCAAAATATTCCTACTTTTGTGCTTGCTGCAGTTTTCTTCTGTGTGCTCTGACATAACAGACGGCAACGCTGAGCACTTAAAGCGGGAGCATTCACTCATAAAGCCGTATCAAG GTGTTGGAACAAGTGCTTCAAGTCAATGGGATTTTTGGGGGAGTACTTTAGTTACAAGCCAGTATGTACGCCTGACACCTGACGAACGGAGCAGGCAAGGATCCATCTGGAACACAGTG CCCTGTTACTTGAAAGACTGGGAAATGCATGTGCAATTTAAAGTTCACGGATCGGGGAAGAAGAATCTCCATGGAGATGGCATTGCCATTTGGTACACAAAAGAGCGATTACATCCTG GACCAGTCTTTGGAAACCAGGACCACTTTGTAGGCCTGGCTGTTTTTATGGATACTTTCCGCAATGACCTCCACGGCATGGAT CGTTCCTTTCCCTACATTTCTGCAATGGTGAGTAATGGCTCGCTGTCCTACGATCATGGAAACGACGGCCGCAATACAGAACTGGGGGGCTGCTCGGCCGAAATCAGAAACAAAGACCACGACACATATCTTGCTATCCGATACTCCAAAGGCAGACTCACA ATTATGGTTGATGTCGATGACAAGAATGAGTGGAAAGAGTGTATCGACATCGGAGGCGTCCGCCTTCCTACCGGTTACTATTTTGGAGCATCCGCAGCCACAGGCGATCTTTCTG ACAACCATGATATCATCTCTATGAAAATGTACCAGCTGATGGTAGAACATACTCCTGAGGAGGACAGTCAAGACTGGACTAAGATTGAGCCTAGTGTCAGTTTGCTCAAATCTCCCAAAG ACAATGTTGACGATCCAACTGGCAACTTCCGGAGTACACCTCTTACCGGCTGGAAagtcttcctccttctcttgtGTGCTCTTCTCGGGATTGTTGTTTGTGCTGTTGTGGGAGCAGTGGTCTTTCAGAAGCGGCAAGAGAGGAACAGGAGGTTTTACTAG
- the tmed9 gene encoding transmembrane emp24 domain-containing protein 9, translated as MMAGLTSFSRRLQQGHPCITDDETGKYCLLVRRCQSCACDWSTACERLRGTGGPAQTQCALLFLRSGYMMVLKMQLMLAAFLFLNVCCSLVSALYFHIGETEKKCFIEEIPDETMIIGNYRTQLYDKQSESYLPATPGLGMFVEVKDPDEKVILSRQYGSEGRFTFTSHTPGEHQICLHSNSSKFSLFAGGMLRVHLDIQVGEHANNYAEIAAKDKLTELQLRVRQLVEQVDQIQKEQNYQRYREERFRQTSESTNQRVLWWSIVQTLILVAIGFWQMRHLKSFFEAKKLV; from the exons ATGATGGCAGGTCTAACTTCCTTCTCTAGACGGTTACAGCAGGGCCATCCGTGTATTACCGACGATGAAACCGGAAAGTACTGcttattggtcagaagatgCCAGAGCTGTGCTTGTGATTGGTCGACAGCCTGCGAGCGTTTACGTGGCACTGGTGGCCCTGCGCAGACTCAGTGCGCACTCTTATTTCTTCGCAGTGGCTACATGATGGTGTTGAAAATGCAGTTAATGCTAGCCGCATTTTTGTTTCTGAATGTTTGCTGCAGTCTCGTCTCTGCACTGTACTTTCACATCGGCGAGACTGAAAAGAAATGCTTCATTGAAGAAATTCCAGATGAAACCATGATAATCG GAAACTATCGAACACAGCTGTATGACAAGCAGTCAGAATCGTACCTGCCTGCCACACCAGGGCTCGGGATGTTCGTGGAAGTTAAAGACCCTGATGAGAAG GTGATCCTGTCTCGTCAGTACGGGTCAGAAGGCCGGTTTACCTTCACCTCCCACACACCTGGTGAACACCAGATCTGCCTGCATTCCAACTCCTCTAAATTTTCTCTCTTCGCCGGTGGAATGCTT CGAGTTCATCTGGATATCCAAGTGGGCGAGCATGCGAATAACTATGCAGAGATTGCTGCGAAAGACAAGCTGACCGAGCTGCAGCTGAGAGTGCGCCAGCTGGTGGAGCAGGTTGATCAGATTCAGAAGGAGCAGAACTATCAGAGA TACCGTGAAGAGCGCTTCAGGCAGACCAGCGAAAGCACCAATCAGAGAGTCCTGTGGTGGTCTATTGTCCAGACGCTGATCCTGGTGGCTATCGGTTTCTGGCAGATGAGACATCTTAAGAGCTTCTTTGAAGCCAAGAAAttagtgtaa